TGAATTCTTGAATGCATCCAAGGGGATGACTCCTGGAGGAATAGATGACGTTGCAATGCTTTTCTTCATAGAAGGGGGTAATGGCAATATAGAGCTTAATAAAAAAATTACGAAAATTGGGAAGGACCCTGAGTGTGATATTATAGTTAAGGGTGTTATGATGGGGAAGGTTGCAGCCAGTATCAACAGAACTCCTGAGGGATATCTTCTCAGTTACGTGGGCGGGCTTGTAAAGCCAAGGGTTAATGGAGAGGCTGTAAGCACTTCGGTCAAGCTCGAAGAGTATGACAATATACGAATTGGTTCCGTTGAAATGCAGTTTTATTATAAAATATAGGAACTGCACTCCAGCAGATTATTAACAGGTTATTCCTTTATTATTTTTATTTCTCTCTGAGGGAATGGAATATTTATTTCATTTTCCCTGAATCTTTTTTCGATTTCGAACCGCAGGGTGCTTTCAGCAGCTGAAAAGTCATCAATTGTTGTCCAGAATTTAATTTTGAAATCAAGTGAAGAGTCTCCGAAATCTATAAATGATACTGACGGAGCCATTGGGAAGTTAAGTATTTCAGGAACAGCATCCGCAGCTTCTAAAAGCACGGATCTTACCTTTTGTGTGTCAGAGCCATAAGCCACGCCTAATTTAACATCTCTTTTGATATAAGGATCTTTATGGCTCCAGTTGATGACTCTGTTGCTAATGAACTCGGAGTTTGGAATAATAAATGAAGCGTTACTGTATGTCTGAACCAGGGTAGACCGGACATTGATTTTTGTTACCATTCCCAGCACATTGTTGATTTCAACTACATCTCCAACCTGAATAGGTCTTTCAAAAAGAAGTATTAGTCCGCTGATAAAATTATTAAAAATGTTTTGAAGGCCGAATCCGAGGCCAATTCCAAGTGCGCCGAATCCTACTGTCAAAGACGTAGTACTCAGTCCAAATGCATGCATGGCAGTCAGGATACCCAATCCCCATATAAGATATGAGGATATTGTTGTGATGGAATCCTTTAGGCCGCTTTCTATGCCACTGTTCTTGAGTATGCGCCCCATCATTAATGAGCGCCATATCCTCGTAAAAGTCTGGGTCAGAAGTATAACAAAAAAAGCCAATACTGTATTTGAAATACTGAATTTTGTACCGCCAATTTCCACCTTCTGGGTGATAAGTCCCCAAGCTCCTTCAAATACTTTTTCTCTTGCTCCGCAAATATATGCTACGGTTCCAATTCCTATGAGAAAGACGATTGCGGATAATACTCTTATTCCTAACCAGTAAAGCGGATACACACTGTGTTTTTCTGGCTGGCTTCCTTCTGAGACCCCGTTTTTTACTTCTTTGTCCTTGGCCAGATCATCCCACTCTTTGAGTGCATTAAGGCAGAAGTAGATTAGGCTGGTAACCGTTGCGGTAATAATCCAGCCCTGATACCAGTGAATTGTGAGGTAGCCATATCCTGCAATTTCAAGAATAAGGCCTGCGCCTGTAATCGTATATCCGGCCCATTTGACAGCATTAAATGAATTTTCTTTCTTATCACTGTCCGGCTGATTTTCTTTGCTGATATTTTTCCAAATAACAGTGAAACAAATGACAGCAGCAATTTCAAGAAATAACCTGGAAATTAAAAGAATGGTTGAACCACTTCCTGAAATCCATTCGATTAAAATATATAAACTACTGAAAATATAAAAAAATCTTATAAAAAAAGGTTTTTTTGCAATTATATACTGAGAGAGAGAGCTTTGACTGTTTTTGAGGTAAATATCAAGGGCAGAGCTGAACAGGTAAAGAGTCAATAAAGATGCTGATATCCTCTGAACCGGATTAAGGAATGCATAAATTCCTGAAAATTCTTTGAAGCGTTCATAAATGAATAAAGAGGCCGTCAGGGTTCCAAGAACAAAAGCCTGATCAATGAAAAACAGGATACTTCCGATATTCCTAAGCCTGCTTTCCGGTGGAATAATATCCCTGAGCTTTAAATGTGATTTTATGGTTCTTAGAATAAATAATGAAAACAAAATGGCTAATATATGAAAAATAAGAGAGTAAATATCACTTGAAGCTGATTTGGAAAATTTGTGCTGCCAGAAGTCCTTGGTGAAGAAACTGACCGCAGAATTTGTTATCAGCTTGAGGTCTTTCAATACGACCGCAGGTTTTAACTGTGTAACAATGTTGTGGTTTCTCTCAAATAAAACTTCCTGCTTTCTGACCCTAAGTTTTTCTTCTACCTTTGCAGCAAGATCGGAATATGGTTCTATAACCGAACTCAAAAGTTTTATCTGTTTTTCATAAATAACATCCAGTTGATTAAGTGCTTTCAGTTTTTCGTTTCTGATCCTGTTCAGGTCTTCGATCATTTTTAGGATTTGCTTTATATCTTTTTCTTTACCATACTCTTTTTTGATTGAATCAATCTGTTTCTGGCTTATCTGGATTTTTTCATTGGTTGTTTCAATGTTTTTTGTATTTTCCAAACTGTTTGCATTGATTTGTTCCTGTTTCTCTTCAAGCTCTGTTTGCGTGAGGCCTAATTCCTCTGAGTTCTTTTCGAGGATATCAATATCAGTGTCCGGAATGATGAGAAGGTTTTGGGCAGAAGAAATAAGTATCTTGTATACACCTATTTCCTTATCCAATTTTTCCGTTACGTTTTTTTCGTCGACGATTGATTTAGTAATCTCACCGAGATGTGATTCTTCCTGCTCAATTGCTCCTGTTATGGATGACTGAAGCTCGGCAAGGGGTTGTGAAAGTTCTTGAGCATCAGTTTGGCTTTTTGATTGGTTTTCGGGGGGGGGTTCTGCAAATGAAGAAATGGAACAGCAGAGAAAGCCTATAATTATTAAAGGAATTATTTTTTTTATTTTTTTGTTTTTAATCTTCATAGTATGAATATTCTGATTTTATGAATTTTGATGGTCTCGCAAAAAGTCAGAAAAGGGCTTCAGCGTCATGCCTGACTTGATTCTGTATCCAGATTATAAGATGCTTCTGGATTCCGGCTCCCGGTTTTCACAGGAACAGGCCCCGCCGGAATGACGGAAATCGGACTTTTTGCTATCTTGTCAATTTTATATTCCAGTTTTCAGGAACTCTTCTTATTGTTATGGCCTGAGTTCCATTCTTTAGTTTTAAAACATTTTTATTTCAAGATTTTTTACAGGAGACACTGATGCTCAAAGCAGGGATATTTCTTGATGTTGAAAACCTGAACAGAAATGGGGGCTGGGGGCTTAGGTATGAGGTTATAAAAGAGCTGGCAGAAGTTCAGGGTACAACAGTTCTAAGGGCCAACGCATACCTTGCCATGGACAGTGAGAGGGAGAAGATTGATCAGGCATATAGAGACAGGAATGAGAGTTATAGGGCAGCAATAAGAAGGACAGGGTTTCATCTTGTTCTGAAACAGGTTAAAAAATATTATGATTCAGAAGGTGAACTTGTTGTAAAGGCGAATGCTGATCTTGACCTTGCCGTAGATGCCCTTCTTCAGTCCGAGAATCTGGATTATATTCTTCTGGGAAGTGGTGATGGAGATTTTCTTAAACTTGTTAGAGCATTACAGACCAGAGGTAAAAGAGTTGACCTTATTTCATTTGCGAACACTAGTTCCGAATTGAAAATCGAGGTTGATAATTACTTTTCCGGTTTTCTGGTTCCCGGCATTCTCAAGGATTCCAATGTCCAGAAATTCAGGGGGATTCTTCATGCTTTTAATGAAGAGAGGGGATTCGGTTTTTTAACCATGAGAACAGGTCTCAAGCCTTCTGATATAATCGATAATATTTTCTGCCATGTTAACCAGTTCAATCTCGAAGGCAGGCAAGCAGATAATTCTTATATTTCGGAACTTAAATCAAAAAGAGCGATAATTGAATTTGACCTTGTTGAATCCAAGGATGGTCTTAAAGCGGTTAATATTTCAGAATTCAAGTGGAATAAGAATCTTACGCAGATATTGTGCTAATTTATTTGACTACCTCTAAAGATTGCCTTTTTGACCGTCTTGACAAGGTCGCAAAAAGTCAAAAAAAGGTGTCGGAGTCATGCCTGACTTGATCCGGCATCTTTGTATTTTCAATTACTTCTGAATTCGGGCATTCGCCGGAATGACGGCAATGGAATTTTTGTGACCTCGGCATAATTGAATTTCAAAAAAGCCAAAAATAAAAAACCATCAGATTACTCTGATGGTCTTTATTATATCGTCATTAATCTTATTTGGCTTAGAAGTTTTGTGGTGCCCAGGGACAGAATCGAACTGCCGACACGCGGATTTTCAGTCCACTGCTCTACCGACTGAGCTACCTGGGCACTCAAAACGTGGCTGTTTATAAGAGATCGGCCTTTTCATGTCAAGATGTTTTTATCGATTCTATTATTATTTTTATTTGTTTTATGCCCTTATATATTTATCTCGGGTTTAATTATATGTTTTTATTGATTATACTGTTCTTGGCCTTAAGTGTGATTATGGTCGATTTTTTTATCAGGGCTCATGTAAATGTATTGGATTATTGCTGCGGCTGATATTATTGCCGTTTCAGCCCTTAAAATTCCAAGCCCCAAGGAATATGACTCAAACCCATTATCCAAAGCCATTGCAACTTCTTTTTCAGTAAAGCCGCCTTCAGGTCCGATAAGGGCAATGGCAGTCTTGGGTTTCACATAATCTGAGGATGCATAATCATGAATGAGGAATGATTCGGTGTTTTTTTCATAGAAAATTATTTTTTTATCATAATTCTTTGAATGCTTAATAATTTCATCAAATCCTTCAAAAAATGTGATGTCAGGCTTGATCGCCCTGTTACACTGTTTGATAGACTCCGAGGAAATTTTATCCCACCTGCTCATTTTTTTTTCTATTTTATCACTTGCCGGTCTTGATACGCTTCTGTCCGAAAAAAAGGGTATGATTTTATTGATCCCTAACTCAGTAAGCGGGCGTATCAGGTCATCGATTTTGTTTTCTTTTAAAAATCCAAATGCCAATGAAATCTGTGTTCCTCTGGCAGGTATTTTATCTGTTTTGCTTAATATTTTTATTATTGCCGCCTGTCCTGAAAAATCTTTAACTACTCCTTTATATTCATATCCTGATCCATCCAGGAGTGCTATCTCTGCGCCTGTTTTTATTCTTAATACGTTTTTTATGTGAATGGCTTGCTGGCCTTCAATTATGATTTCTGAAGCACCTGAAATAATGTTATCTATAAAAAATCGCCTCATTTATATAATCCCGTCATTTTAGTATTACTACATTATTTATAATAAAGTAAATATGTTGACACCAATTAGCCTGTGTGGTATTTTTTTTGACTACTATCAAAGTCATTCCTTTTATTCGTTCTTCATCTTTAATATGTTAGGTATAAAAGGCAATTTTAGTCCGCAACTTTGCAGGTTGCTCACTGTCAGTTTAATACATCGGGGGATTTATGACAATTATTGATAATTCTGGTGGAGCTAAAATGAATAATTCAGATAACAATGATCAGGTATTTAAATCTCCAGGTGAGTCCCCAGGTTTTTCGGATGAAGAGCTGATTATTGAATTGGATAATATGCTTGAAGAAGACAGCGTAAAAAAATCGTCCGATTCATTGACTGCCGGACTTGATATTGATGAGGCGGCCCTTGATATCTGTATGGATGAATCAGAGGAGCTGATAGATATAATTGACGATGAAGAAGTTCTTGATCTTGATGACAGTATAGAGGCCAATTCCATTGGCCTGGAACAAGGCGATATGATTAAGGATGATGATATTATTGATCTTTCGGATGAGGAGCATATTGAAGAGCTCTCGGATGAAGACATTATATCTGATTTCGAGTCTCTGGAAGACGAGCTTCTTGAGATTGAGGATCTGGTTTCGGACGAAACTCTTCAATATGATCCCTTGCTTTCAAAATCCAAAACAGATGATTTGTATATTGACGATACTCCTCGCTCATCAAGGGCTGAAGAGGATTATGACGAGATTGACCTTGTAAACGATTATGATTCTGATTACAGGGAAGACGGAGAACTTGAAATTACATCTGATATGGATATTTCTGAAGATAGTTTTCCTTACGGTGAATCCTCGGTTATGTCTGGCCTTTCAGTTGAGCAGGTGGAAGCTGCGGTCGAAAGGGTGGTTACGCGTCTGTTTACCGACCGGATTGAAATCATGCTTTCTGAAGTCATTGAAAGAGTAGTCAGAGAGGAATTATCAAATCTTAAGAAAAGTCTTACTTCCAACAATATGGAAGATCAGTAATAATTTTTCTTTTTAAACTCGTCTTGCTTTTTGATTTATGATACAGCCCGGGCATGATTTCATGTTTCCGGGCTTAGTTTTATGTGCTGTTATATTTGCTCTGATTTTAATGGATACAAGATACAGGATATCTCTGAAAATTATAATTTTGGCGGGCTGGCAAAAAGGCGAATAAAAGAGTCAGCGTCATGCCTTGCTTGATCCGGCATCCATTATTTATATTATTTTTGGATTCCGGCCTGCGCCGGAATGACGGAAATCGGGTTTTTTGCTATCTTGTCAATTTTATGTCAAAGCAATATGGCTTTTGCCAGAATATCGATTTTTAGAGGCCCTTCAGGTCCATGATTATAATTCAGGCTAAACATTAAGAGGTTTCTCATGAGTGAAGGTTTGATCGATAAAGGGTATTCTCCAAAGGATGTTGAAAGAAAATGGTATGAATTTTGGGAGAAAGAAGGGCTTTTTTCTGCAATGGATGAAAGCGACAACCAGCCATTCAGCATAGTAATTCCCCCTCCGAACGTAACAGGCGTCCTTCATATGGGGCACGCTCTTAATAATACCCTTCAGGATATTCTCTGCAGGTACAGGAGACTCATGGGGGACAATGTTCTCTGGATGCCTGGCACAGACCATGCCGGTATTGCAACCCAGAACGTTGTCGAGAAAAAACTGGCTTCCGAAGGCAAGACAAGGCATGAAATTGGCCGGGAAAAATTCATAGAAGAAGTATGGAAGTGGAAGGAACAATCCGGGAGTGCAATCATCGGCCAGCTTAAACACCTTGGCGCGTCCTGTGACTGGTCAAGGGAACGCTTTACAATGGATGAAGGTCTTTCAAAGGCGGTCCGCAAGGTTTTTGTCAAGCTCTATGATGACGGACTTATCTATAAGGGCAAATACATAATAAACTGGTGTCCGCGTTGCAACACGGCTCTGGCAGATCTTGAAGTTGAGCATGAAGAAAAGGAAGGCGTTCTTTATCATATTAATTATCCTTTTGAAGGCGCCGAAGGCGGTCTGATCGTTGCCACAACACGCCCTGAAACCATGTTTGGCGATACTGCAGTGGCCGTGAATCCGGAAGATCCTCGATTCCGGAATCTTCCATCTGATAAAGTCAGGCTCCCGCTTACTGACAGAATCATCCCAATAATAAGGGATGCATACGTCAGCACCGAGTTTGGGACCGGGGCACTTAAGGTTACGCCTGCACATGATCCCAATGACTTTGAGATAGCGTCAAGACATAATATCGATTATGTCAAGGTTATTGGCGATGACGGAACAATGCTTGAGGGTGCAGGAAAATTCCAGGGGCTTGACAGAAATAAATGCAGGACTGAAGCCGTTGCAGCTCTTAAAGAAGCCGGTCTTCTTGTTAAGGAAGATCCCCACGTTCATGGCGTAGGCCACTGCTACAGATGCAAAACTGTTATAGAGCCAAATCTTTCGACCCAGTGGTTCGTAAAGGTGAAACCTCTTGCAGACAAAGCAATTGCTGCGGTTGAGAATGGAAGAACCAGAATAATTCCATCCACATGGTCGAAAACCTATTATGAATGGATGTATAATATTCGCGACTGGTGCATTTCCAGGCAGATATGGTGGGGGCATCAGATTCCCGCGTGGAACTGTGCGGATTGCAATGAAATAACGGTTTCCCTGGAAGATCCGTCCTCATGCAAAGCTTGTGGATCAAAGAACATCAAGCAGGATGAGGATGTTCTTGATACCTGGTTCAGTTCTGCATTGTGGCCTTTTTCAACCATGGGATGGCCTGAAAATACAAAACTGCTCGAAACATTTTATCCGACCTCTGTTCTTGTAACAGGTTTTGACATTCTGTTTTTCTGGGTTGCAAGAATGATGATGATGGGTATTTATTTCATGGATGAAGTTCCTTTCAAGGATGTCTATGTGCATGCCCTGGTACGTGACGAAAATGGCCAGAAAATGAGTAAGTCCAAGGGCAACGTAATTGATCCCCTCGGAATTATAGATGTTTATGGCGCAGATGCTTTCCGCTATACCCTTGCTGTTTTTGCCGCAATGGGCAGAGATATAAAACTTTCTGAAAACAGAATAGAAGGTTACCGGCATTTCATAAACAAAATATGGAATGCTTCGCGTTTTGCCCTTATGCACCTTGACAAGGATTATCCTGAATTTGATATGAAGCAACTCTCCCTTCCTGACAAATGGATGCTTTCAAGACTATATAATACGACCGCCACAGTTTCCACAGCGCTTGACGAATACAGATTCAATGACGCAGCTTCCATACTTTATAAATTCGTATGGAATGAGTTCTGTGATTGGTACGTAGAGGCCATCAAGCCGATTCTTTTCGGTAAAAAAGGCGAAGAAAAGATGGTCGCAACCAAAGCGGTTCTTTTAAGGGTTCTGAAAGACATGCTCATTATGCTCCATCCTTTTATTCCTTTTGTCACCGAGGAAATATGGCACAGACTTCCCGGAACA
The nucleotide sequence above comes from Desulforegula conservatrix Mb1Pa. Encoded proteins:
- a CDS encoding valine--tRNA ligase; this encodes MSEGLIDKGYSPKDVERKWYEFWEKEGLFSAMDESDNQPFSIVIPPPNVTGVLHMGHALNNTLQDILCRYRRLMGDNVLWMPGTDHAGIATQNVVEKKLASEGKTRHEIGREKFIEEVWKWKEQSGSAIIGQLKHLGASCDWSRERFTMDEGLSKAVRKVFVKLYDDGLIYKGKYIINWCPRCNTALADLEVEHEEKEGVLYHINYPFEGAEGGLIVATTRPETMFGDTAVAVNPEDPRFRNLPSDKVRLPLTDRIIPIIRDAYVSTEFGTGALKVTPAHDPNDFEIASRHNIDYVKVIGDDGTMLEGAGKFQGLDRNKCRTEAVAALKEAGLLVKEDPHVHGVGHCYRCKTVIEPNLSTQWFVKVKPLADKAIAAVENGRTRIIPSTWSKTYYEWMYNIRDWCISRQIWWGHQIPAWNCADCNEITVSLEDPSSCKACGSKNIKQDEDVLDTWFSSALWPFSTMGWPENTKLLETFYPTSVLVTGFDILFFWVARMMMMGIYFMDEVPFKDVYVHALVRDENGQKMSKSKGNVIDPLGIIDVYGADAFRYTLAVFAAMGRDIKLSENRIEGYRHFINKIWNASRFALMHLDKDYPEFDMKQLSLPDKWMLSRLYNTTATVSTALDEYRFNDAASILYKFVWNEFCDWYVEAIKPILFGKKGEEKMVATKAVLLRVLKDMLIMLHPFIPFVTEEIWHRLPGTEGSIMKADYPTVNYTAQRVPYIPEAEVSMEAVIAVISGIRNIRGEMNINPSVELEAILQTDNPFTMDTLISNQDLIINLARLKSIEIGKPGERPKSAATAIAGEVSVFVPLVGVIDFAKEAERLEKEMAKVSKEMDSLSKKLENPEFTSKAPEKVIKKVKEDHDQASEKHGKLQANLDKIKNFSS
- a CDS encoding NYN domain-containing protein, coding for MLKAGIFLDVENLNRNGGWGLRYEVIKELAEVQGTTVLRANAYLAMDSEREKIDQAYRDRNESYRAAIRRTGFHLVLKQVKKYYDSEGELVVKANADLDLAVDALLQSENLDYILLGSGDGDFLKLVRALQTRGKRVDLISFANTSSELKIEVDNYFSGFLVPGILKDSNVQKFRGILHAFNEERGFGFLTMRTGLKPSDIIDNIFCHVNQFNLEGRQADNSYISELKSKRAIIEFDLVESKDGLKAVNISEFKWNKNLTQILC
- a CDS encoding RsmE family RNA methyltransferase, whose protein sequence is MRRFFIDNIISGASEIIIEGQQAIHIKNVLRIKTGAEIALLDGSGYEYKGVVKDFSGQAAIIKILSKTDKIPARGTQISLAFGFLKENKIDDLIRPLTELGINKIIPFFSDRSVSRPASDKIEKKMSRWDKISSESIKQCNRAIKPDITFFEGFDEIIKHSKNYDKKIIFYEKNTESFLIHDYASSDYVKPKTAIALIGPEGGFTEKEVAMALDNGFESYSLGLGILRAETAIISAAAIIQYIYMSPDKKIDHNHT
- a CDS encoding mechanosensitive ion channel domain-containing protein; the encoded protein is MKIKNKKIKKIIPLIIIGFLCCSISSFAEPPPENQSKSQTDAQELSQPLAELQSSITGAIEQEESHLGEITKSIVDEKNVTEKLDKEIGVYKILISSAQNLLIIPDTDIDILEKNSEELGLTQTELEEKQEQINANSLENTKNIETTNEKIQISQKQIDSIKKEYGKEKDIKQILKMIEDLNRIRNEKLKALNQLDVIYEKQIKLLSSVIEPYSDLAAKVEEKLRVRKQEVLFERNHNIVTQLKPAVVLKDLKLITNSAVSFFTKDFWQHKFSKSASSDIYSLIFHILAILFSLFILRTIKSHLKLRDIIPPESRLRNIGSILFFIDQAFVLGTLTASLFIYERFKEFSGIYAFLNPVQRISASLLTLYLFSSALDIYLKNSQSSLSQYIIAKKPFFIRFFYIFSSLYILIEWISGSGSTILLISRLFLEIAAVICFTVIWKNISKENQPDSDKKENSFNAVKWAGYTITGAGLILEIAGYGYLTIHWYQGWIITATVTSLIYFCLNALKEWDDLAKDKEVKNGVSEGSQPEKHSVYPLYWLGIRVLSAIVFLIGIGTVAYICGAREKVFEGAWGLITQKVEIGGTKFSISNTVLAFFVILLTQTFTRIWRSLMMGRILKNSGIESGLKDSITTISSYLIWGLGILTAMHAFGLSTTSLTVGFGALGIGLGFGLQNIFNNFISGLILLFERPIQVGDVVEINNVLGMVTKINVRSTLVQTYSNASFIIPNSEFISNRVINWSHKDPYIKRDVKLGVAYGSDTQKVRSVLLEAADAVPEILNFPMAPSVSFIDFGDSSLDFKIKFWTTIDDFSAAESTLRFEIEKRFRENEINIPFPQREIKIIKE